ACGCGGCCCGGCGTGGCCGCCGACATCGGGCTTTCCTGGTCCGCCACCACCAGGAACCGGACCGGCGCCTGGGCGGTGGTGGCGGGCGCGGCCTGTGCGGCGGCGCCCGTGGAGCAAACGATGCCAAGCGCGAGGATGGCCGGCAGGCACTTCAACGTCTTCATGGTCTTTCTACTGCGTAAGTGACGGAGCGTCGGGTTACGGGGTGTTCGCCGCGGCGGTTTCCGGCGCGGCGGAGAGCTGGCGGAGCTGGTCGAGCACGGAGAGCACGGCGGCCTCGGCCAGCGCGCTGACCGAACGCGTGGTCACGTCATCGGGCAGGTAGCTCTGGTAGCTCTGCTTCATCAGCTGCTTGCCACCCTTGTCCTGCACGGTCACATCCCACACCGCACGCGTCGTGGCCTTGCCACGCGAGGCGCTGTAACGCAGCTCCACCGCGAGGCTGTCGTTGCCGTTGCCGAGCGGCAGGCGGTTGCCGGTGAGCACGTTGCCCACGGCGTTGCGCACGGCGTCGCCATCCACCTTGGCCGGCAGGCCGGAGACGCTGAGCGCGAACGGACGATCCACGTGGGCGACGTCAGCCACCTGGGTGAACACGTGCTGCTCGCCTTCCACCAGGCTGGTCTGGATGGCACGGGACAGCGTCGCCACGTCACTACCGGATACCTGTTCCGGCATCAGGTCGATACCCACCGAGTTCAGCACGCGGCCGTAGGCCGACTGCGCGGCGGCATACGACGAGGCTTCCTGGAAGCGCGAAACCAGCGAGCGGGCCTGCGTGCGCAGCGTTTCCAGGTCGCTAGTGAGCTGGTTGTTCGAACCGGCGCGGGCGACGCTGGCGAGGCGCTGATCCACGCTGGCCGACTCCTGGGCGAGGTTGTGGTCGTACACGGCCAGCTTGTAGCGCTCCACGGAGACGCGCACCTGCGTGACCACCGCCATGCTGAGCGCCATGCGGCGGGCATCGTCCACTTCCATGCGCGCCTTGTTGGTGCGCTTGATCGCCGGGATACCGGCCAGGCGCACCAGGTTCATCGACATGCTGAGACCGCCCTGGGTCCAGTTCTCGTTGTACAGGTACTTGTTGGAGTCGTAGCCGATACCGCCGAACAGGTTGAGGTTCGGGAACAGCGCCGTGATCTGCTTCTTCGCTTCCAGCGCATCGATGCGCGTCTTGTAGTCTTCCTCGCGCAGTTCCGGGCGCTGTTCCAGTGCCATCTGCTCGAGCTGGTCGATGTTCGCGGGCAGCGGCGAGAGCGCGCCCTCGGTGGTATCGGCCAGGGTGAAGTCGGTGTTCGGGGCCAGGTTCATCAGGGCGGCCAGCTCGCGCTTGGCGAACTCCATTTCCTGGCGCTTCTGGGTGACCAGGCTCATCGCATCGAGCAGCGCGCGCTGGTATTCCAGGCCTTCGACCGGCGGCAGGATGCCGGCGCGTTCGGCCTGGCGGGTCTTCTCCAGCGCCGCGTCGATGTTCTTCGCCACGTCGGTCGCTTCGTTCAGCAGGCGCTGCGCGCCCAGGGCGCGCCAGTACGCATCGCGGGTGTCCTGCACGATGTTCTGCAGCACCTTGCGGCGGCGCTCCTGGGTCACGTTCACGTCTTCCGCCGCCTGCTTGGCGCGGTAGTAGCTCAGGCCGAAGTCGAGTACATCCCACGACAGCGTGGCATCACCCAGCAGGTGCGCACGCTCTTCGGAGGTCGAGGGGCGCAGCGAAACGATGCGGTCCTCGATGCCGATGCTGGTGCCACCCGAATCGTTGCTGCGCCAGCGGTAACCGGCATCGGCGGTGAGCTTGGGCAGCATGTCCAGCTTGCTCACGTCGAGCAGGCCCTGCGACAGCGCCGTCTCCATCAGCTTCAGGCGGTAATCCAGGTTGTACTTCAGCGAGCGGGCCATGACGTCGGAAAGCGTCAGCGGGCCGTTCACCGGCTCCTGGCCCTTGTACATCGCCTGGGTGTCCTTCTGGACGCGCGCGGCGATCTCGTCGTGGGTCAGCGGCTTGGGCTTCACCGCGCCGCAACCGGCGAGGAAGACCGCGAGGGCCACCGCGGCGGCCAGGGGAGCAAAACGCAGGGAGGAACGCGACATGGCAGTGTTCATCGGCTGAAGGTGAGACATGGGTCGGAAAGTCCTTTTGGCGCGCATTAGTGGCGTGGCTGTTCGGTGGGCACGGCGGCGACCGCGGGGTTGTTCGCCTTCGCCATGGCCGCGATGCGGGCCGTGAGCGAGGGCGCGCCGCCCGGGGTGCTCGCCGGTGGCGGCACGTGGATAGCCACGGGCACCTGCGGCGGTTCGATCGAGGCCTGCGGCGCTTTCTGCGCCACGTGCTTCGCGTGTTCCATTTCGTGGGCGTGGTGCTTCTCGCGGGCGTGTTCGCGCTCGGCGTGCTTGCCCGGGGCGAACGGCGAGAAGTCATCCCACAGCGGGCTGTGGTCCGGCGCGAAATCGTTCAGGCCCACGCGGCGCTCCGCGTCGATCTGTGCCAACAATTCCTGCGAGAACTCAACGCCGTCGGGCAGCACGAACAGGCCCGGCTCCCATTCCTGGCGAATATCGCGCTGGGTGTGGTCGTAGCCGATCGGCCAGATCTCATCACCCTGCTTCGCCTGGATCGGCGGCGTAGTGCCGTGGATCGTGATGGTGAGCGTGGCCGTGCTGGTATCGCCATCCGAATCGGTGATCGTGTAGACGAACACTTCACTCAGCGTGCGCGAGGCATCCAGCGAGCTCACCTTCGGGTTGGCCACATCCAGCTTGTAGCTGTAGCTGCCATCGGCGTTGAGGATGAGCGTGCCGTACTGGCCCACGCTGCCCGCGCCGATCGTGCCGGTGGCACCGGTGTTCTGCGAGGACACCGCCGTGACCGGACCGTCGGTGGCGGCACCATCGGCACCGATGCGATCGGAACCGACATACACGTTGCCGCTGGCCGAGGTCTGGCCGCTGTCCTGCACGATGCTGGCGGTATCGTCATGCGCCACCGGCACGTCGTTGGCGATATCGATCACCAGCGTACCGTTGGAGGTCGCACCGCCGCGATCGGTCACCCTCAGCGCCACGGTATCCGTGCTGTCCGCGCCGTTCTGGTGCAGGGCGTGGTCCACGGTGTACGTGTAGGTGATCGTGCCGGCCGTCGGCACCGTGCCGTTGGTCGCCGTGGGCTGGAAGCCCGTGAGCACGAGCGTGCCATCCGGCGTGTGGATCGTGACCGGGTTGCCGCTGGAGAGCTGGCCAAGCTGGTCCGCCGTCAGCGTGGTGCCATCGATCGTGACGCTGGCCAGGCCATCGGTCGCGGTCACGGTGAGCGTGCCGGTCGTGGTCTGGCTGCCATCGTGGTCGGCCAGGCCGGACTCGTGCACCGTGGCATGGCCCGTCGCCGAACCGTTGCCATCCACCGCGCCGATCACGGGCGCACCGTCGGTGTGGCCGTGGATCGTGATGGTGAGCGTCGTCGTGCTGCGGTCGCCGTCGGCATCGCTGATCGTATAGGTGTAGGTTTCGGTGAGGGTTTCACCGTCCTTCAACGCATTGACCGTGGCGTTGGCGTTATCTACCGCGTAGCTGTAGCTGCCATCAGCGTTGAGCGTGAGGGTGCCGTACTGCCCAGCCACACCCGTGCCGACATGGCCGCTGACCGGGCCAGGCGCCGTGCCCGCCTGTACACCGATCACCGGTGTGGCCGTGGCATCGGCACCCACGCGGTCCGGCACATCGCCGTGCGTGTTGCCATTGACCACGTTGCCCGTGAGCGCTGCGCCGTCTTCGTTCACATCGCCCGTATCGGCGTGCGCGGTCGGGGCATCGTTGATGATGTCCACGACCAGCGTGCCGGCCGAGGTGCCGCCGCCGGCATCGAGCACGCTGAGCGCGATGTTGTCGACGCCATTGGTGCCCGGGGCCTGGGTGTGCGGGCCGTTCAACACATAGGTGTACGACAGCGTGCCGCCGGTGGTGATGCCGTTGGTCACGTCGGGGGTGAAACCGGTCAGCAGCAGCGTGCTGCCTTCGGCCGTGGTGATGCTCACCGGCGTGCCACTGGAGAGCGCCGCCAGATCGGCTGTGGTGAGCGTGGTGCCGCCCACGGTGATGCTGGTGAGGCCATCCGGTGCATCCACCGTGATCGTCTCGGAGACGCTGCGCGGCTGGCCGTTCGGGCCATCCGGGGTCAGGCCCGATTCCCACACGGTGGGATCGTTCGGCACGATCGACGGGCTGCCATCGGTGTGGCCGTGGATCGTGATGGTGAGCGTCGTGGTGCTGGTATCGCCATCCGCATCGGTGATCGTGTACGTGTAGGTTTCGGTCAGCTGCTGGCCGTCCTTCAGCGCATTCACCGTGGCGTTGGCGTTATCCACCGCGTAGCTGTAGCTGCCATCGGCGTTGAGCGTGAGCGTGCCGTACTGGCCGGCAACGCCGCTGCCGACCTGGCCACTGACCGGGCCACCCGCACTGCCGGCGTTGCCCGCCTGCACACCCGTCACCGGGCCGCCGGTGGCGGCGCCATCGGCACCGAGGCGGTCGGCGACGTCGCTGGCGCCATGGCCCGTGCCGCCGATGACGTTGCCGGTCACGGCGCTGCCATCCTCATTCACGTCCGCGGCGTCGGCATTCGCCGTCGGCACGTCGTTCATGATGGTGACCTTCAACGTGCCCGTTTCGTGGCCACCGCCCGCGTCATCGACGGCCAGGTCGATGGTCTCGGTGCTGTAGGTGCTGCCGGCCAGCTGCGTCTGCGTGGTGTTAAGCGTGTAGGTGTAAGTGAGCGTCCCCTTGGTCGGCACGCCACCAACGGACTCGGTCACCTCGAAGTGGTTAAGCGTCAGCGTGCTGCCGTCCGGCGTGGTGATCGTCGTCGGGTTCGTCGGGCTCAGCGCGGCGAGGTCGGCCACACTCAGCGGCTTGCCACCCACGGTGATGCCCGTCAGGCCATCGGGTGCGCTGATGTCGATCGTATCGGTGGTGCTCTTGTCGTGGCCGGTCGGGCCATCGGTGGTCAGGCCCGATTCGTAGACCAGGGCGTCGCCGCCCGCGGCGTTCGTGCCATTGCCGTCGTGCGGTGCGATCGTCGCCGTGCCGTCGGTGTGGCCGTGGATCGTGATCGTCAGCGTCGTGGTGCTGGTGTCGCCGTCTGCATCGGTGATCGTGTAGTGGTACGTCTCGGTCAGCGTCTCGTTGTCCTTCAGCGCGTTGACCTTGGCGTTGGTGTCATCCAGCGTGTACGTGTAGCTGCCATCGCTGTTGAGCTTGAGCGTGCCGTACTGGCCATCCAGCCCCGTGCCCACGGTGCCGGTGCCCGTGCTGCTCGCCAGATCCACCGTGATACCGGAGACCGTGGCGCCATCCGCGCCGACGCGATCCGCCGCATCGCCGTGCGTGGTGCCGCTGATGACGTTGCCCTGCAGCGGTACGCCGCTGTCTTCGGTGACATCACCAGTATCGGCGTGGGCCGTGGGTGCGTCGTCAACGATATCCACGGTGAACGTCGCCGTTGCACTGTTCACGCCCTTCACGTCGGTCACCACGATATCGAACGTATCCGAGGTACTCGTGCCCGAAATGTGCGGTGCCGTATTCAGCGTGTAGGTATACGAAAGCTTGCCAACGGTGGTCACGCCACCCACGGTCGTCGTCGCCTCAAAGCCGTTGAACACCACTTGCCCATAGGGCGACGTGAAGGTCACGGTCTCCGTATGCTGGGCCATGTTCGCCAGGTCGGTGGACGACAACACAAAGCTGGTGCCATCCCATGCGATCGTGATGTGATCCAGCCCGTCGCCCGCGCTCACGGTGATCGTGCCGCTGGTGGTCTTGCCACCCACCATGTCGACCAGGCCGGCCTCGTACACCGTCGCATCGCCGGCGGCCGCGCCGTTGTTGTCCTTCGCCGTGACGGCGGGCACACCATCCGTGTTGCCGTGAATCGTGACGGTAAGCGTCGTCGTGCTGGTATCGCCGTCCTTGTCGGTGATCGTGTACGAGAACGTATCCGTGATCGACTCGCCGGTCTTCATGGCGTTGACCGTGGCGTTATCGTTGTCCACGGCGTAGGTGTAGCTGCCATCGGCGTTGAGCACGAGGGTGCCGTAGCTGCCGGTCACGCCGGTGCCCGCCACGCCGCCCGTGATCGCACCCGTCGTCGTGCCGGCCTGCACGCCGGTCACGGTGACATTCTTGTCCGCACCCTGGCGATCGGCCACATCGCCAGCGCCCGGCGTGGTGCCGGTACCACCAATGACATTGCCGGTGGCGCCAGCGCCATCTTCATAGGCATCGGCCGTATCGGCCTTGGCCGTCGGCGCGTCGTCCATGATGGTGACCACCAGGTTGCCGGTGGAGGTGCCACCACCGGCATCCGTCACCTTGAGGGCGATGGTGTCGGTGCCATGGTCGCTGCTGGGCTGGTTGTAGGCGGCGGTGAGCGTATAGGTGTAATGCAGCGTACCGCTTGTAACGACACCGCCCACGCGCGGGCCCGCGTCGAAATCGGTAAGGGTCAGCGTGCCGTGCGTCGTCGTGATGACGATCGGCGTGCCCGTGCTATGCAGGGTATCCAGCTGCGCTGCCGTAATCGTCCGGCCGCCCACCACGATGCTGGCCAGGCCATCCGCTGCGCTGATATCGATCGTGTCCGAGGCGCTCTTGCTCTCGCCGTTCGGGCCATCGACGGTCAGGCCGGCTTCCCACACGGTGGAATCGCCACCGAAGGTGTCCTTGCCGTTGGTGTCGTGCGGCGCGATCGACGGATCGCCATCGGTACGGCCGTTGATCGTGATCTTCAGCGTGGCCGTGCTGGTGTCGCCGTCGCCATCGGTGATGACGTAGGTGAAGGTGTCGCCGAGGGTCTTACCGTCCTTCAGCGCGTTGACCGCGGCGTTGTTGTTATCGACGGTGTAGGTGTATTTGCCGTCGGCACCGATCACGAGCGTGCCGTACTTGCCGGCAATGGTCGTGGTCCCGGCTGACGAGACCGGCTTGGTCGTCGTCCCCGAGGTGATGCTGGTTACCGGGTTGGCATTGGCGTCGGCGCCGATGTAGTCGACGTTATCGCCCGCGCCGGCCTGGTCGGTACCGACGACGTTGCCGGTCACCGGGGTCGAATCCTCGGACACCTGGGCGGTGTCATCCACCGCGGCAGGCTTGTCTTCCTTGATCGTGACCGTGAGGCTGCCGGTGTTGACCTGGCCCTTCACGTCGCGCGTGACCACCGTGATGGCATCCGTATTGGCGCCGCTCACGGTCTGGTTCACCGAATGACCCAGGGTGTACTCGTAGCTGAGCACGCCGTGGGCGTTGTCATCGGCGGCGTAACCGGTGAGCACCAGCGTGCCGTCCGGCGTGGTGATCGTCCGATCGGCCAGTGATGCCGTGCCCAGGTTCATCAGCTGGGCCAGGGTGAAGGTCTTGCCACCGATCGTGATGCTGTCCAGGTCGTTGAACAGCGCGATGGTCTCGGTGCCCTTCAGCACTTCGTCGCCATTGTGCGAGACAAGGCCGGCCTCGCTTACCTGGCCGCCGGCGTTGATGGTCACGCCGATGACCCGCGTGGTCACCAGCTGGGGCGTCGTGCCATCGGCATAGCCGTAGGTGTCACCCACCGTGGTGGGATCGTCCTGCTCGTTGGCCGCCTGGTCCTGGTCCAGCGTGGTCTGGTTGGGGCGGCTACCGTGGTTGCCACCGTCGTTCACCACCAGCTGCACCTGGAACGTACCGTTCCACTGCGTGTTGTTGTCGTGCTGGTCGGCGGCCGGCAGCTTGATGCTCACGGCGTTGAGCGCAGCTTCCACCGCATCGATACCGCCGGTGATGGTCACCGAGCTGCGATCGCTGCTGAGCACCCAGTGCGCACCGTTGATATCACCACTGGTATGCGTGGTATCGCCGCTCACGCCATTGATGGTGAAGCCGGACGGCAGCGAAAGCGTCGCGCTGATGTTGGACGTGCCCACATCGGGGTCATCCAGCGTGATGTGGCTGAGCGTGTACGTGCCCGCCGCGTTCTCGCTGCCGCTGTTCTGGTCGGCCACGCCGATCGCCGTGGGGTTGTTCACCGAGGAGGGGAACACCTCGCGCGCGTTGGTGCTGACGTTCTGGGTCAGGCCGGTCGGCAGCGCGGCGTACGGGTCGATGTTCGTGGTGGGCACATTCACGACACCGGTATTGCCGGCGTTCGCATCCGGGCCACCGTTGGCCGCGTTCGAGCCATCCAGCGCACCGGTGTTGTCGCGCATGCGGTCATCGGCGATGACCTGCACGAGGTAGCTCTTGTCGGCGTTGGCCAGCGTACCGGTGATCGACACCTGCAGGCCGGCGAGGTACGCATTGATCTCAGCCTGCGTGCCGCGGATCACCAGCGCGGCGTGGTTACCGTCGTACACCGTATCGATGGTGACGCCGCTGGTGGTGGCCGACGAGCCCAGCGTGATGCCGGCATAGTCGTTGAGCGCCAGCGCGCTGCCATCCTTGTTGGTGACGCGTACCGTCACCTGCAGGAAGTCGTTCTCGCCCGTGGCGATGCCACCCGCGTCGTTGATGTCCGGATCGCTGACCGAGAAGCCCGGCACCGCGGTGGTGCCATCGAGGTAAACGAGGCCCGTCTGTCCCGCGTCCACACCCACCGTCGGCGCATCGTTCACCGCGTCGATCGTGATGGCGATGGCAAGGTCCGGCGGGTTGTTCGAGACGCTGCCGTTACCCACGTCGCCACCAATGGCCGAGCCGGTGTCGTCGAACTTGACGGTGAGCGTGACGTCGCCCGCGGCCGAGTCGTTCTGGTCGTGGTTGGCATCCGGCGCGCTCTTGTAGGTGAGGCCGGTGGCGCCGCTATTGAGCAGGGCCTGGATATCGCTGGCCAGGCCGGTCAGCACGAGGTCACCCGTGTTATCGCCGCTGATGGTCACGCCATTCAACGAGGTCTGCGTGCCCGTGCCGCCAATGCCCAGCGTGCCGAAATCCACGTGCAGCTTGACCGTCACCGGCGTATCGAACGCAGCCGATTCCGGATCGCTCACCACGAAGCTGCCACCGATATACGTGGCCTGGTCTTCCTTCGTGGTCACCGTGGTCGGGCCGGTCAGCACGCCCGGCTCGTTCACGCTCGAGGCGCGCACGGTCACGGCCGCCGCCGAGATGTTGCCGTTCTTCACCGGCACCGTATCGGTGTACCAGTCGTAGTTGGTGGCATCGACCGGGCTGGTGGCCGTGCCGGTGCCGGTACCCGCCGTGGTCGACTGGTTCTCGGTGCCGCCGTTGGCGCCGCCGATCAGGTTGCCGTTGGTATCGCGCAGGCGGTCATCGGCGATCACCTGCACCTGGTACTTCGCATCTCGGTCGGTGGCGAACGTGACCGTGAGCGCGGCCAGCGCGGCATTCACGTCCGCGGCCTTGCCGGTGAGCACGAGGTAGTCGTGGTTGCCATTCTTGTCGGCATCTACGCTCGCACCGGCGCCGTAACCGATGGTCACATCGCTGTACTCGGAGGCCGAGAACGCCGTGCCATCGTCGTGGAGCAGGCGCACCACGACTTCGATGTAATCCTGCTCGCCGCCGCTGACCGTGGTCAGGTCCGGGTCGGACACGCTGAAGCCAGGAATCGGGTTGTTCGCCGGCTGCGTGCTGTCGATGTTGATGGGGCCGCTCGGCGCCTTCACCACCGGCGCATCGTTGGTCGGCGTCGTGTAGATCCAGAACGAATTACCGGCCTGTTCCTTGTCACCATCGGAGATGGTGAAGCCGAACTTGTCGTCGGGCGTGTTATCCGTGCTGGTGTACGTATGGCCGAGCGGCTCGGTGCCGTCGTTGAGGTAGTACACGCGGCCGGCGGCCACATCGGCCTGGGTGAACGAGGAACCGGCGCCCAGGATATGGAAGGTCTGCCCGCCATCGGTGGAGAGCGCGATGCTGCCGTGCGCCGGGGCGCTGGTGATCGTGTACTGCACCTGGGTATCGGTGCTGTCCGGATCGTAGGCCTGCAGCATGTCGGTGGTGATCTGGCCCCAGCCACCTTCCTTCACGGTCAGCGGCTCGTTCACCGGCGTGCCACCAATGTTGTTCGGCGAATCGCTCGGGACCGCGGGGTCGGCCTGGGTCGGATCCTTCGCGATCTGCGGCGCGTCGTTGACGTTGGTGATCTGGATACCGACCGTGCCGGTCGTGGCCGAGGCCTGGCTCCAGCGATCCACCGCCGACACCGTGAAGCTGGTATTGCGTACTTCCGAGCCGTTGCTGACAAAGCGCAAGCCGGTGGTCGATGCATCACCCGTGATGATCGACGCATCGAGCGCCTGGCCCTGCACCACATCGTGCCAGGTGGCACCGTGGTCGGTGGAGTATTGCAGCGTGCCGCCGGTGGGCAGCGTGGTCACGATGAACTTCAGCGCGTTCGCGCCGGCGGTATCGTTGTTGTACGCGTAGTTCGGCGTGCCGTTCGGCTGCGTCGTGGTGTTTTCGAGGTAGCTCTGGCTGGTCGCATCATCCGGGTCGGTGATGTTCAGCTGGCCGGTGGTGATCATGGCGGTTTCGCCTTCACCGATCACCGTGTTCGAGGAACCGGACACCACCGGCGCATCGTTCACCGGATTCACGTAGATATCGAACGTGGGCGTCCAGGTATCCGCGGTCGCCACGCCGTTCTGCATCACCGTCAGGCCAGCGGAGACCGAGAAGTTGGCCACCAGGTGGAAGTTCTCGCCACCGTCGTGCTGGAAGCGGACGTTGCCGGCGTTGAGGTCAGCCTGGGTAAACGTGCCGTACAGCGGGATGTTCACCCACGAGCCGTTCACCAGCTTCTGCATGCTGCCACCGCCGGTCATGCCCGCATCGGTGGTAAAGCCCAGGAAGGTGTACACGACCTGCGCCGGCGGCACGCCGTCGGAGGTGAAGCTCAGGCCCGGGGTCGAGGTGAAGTCGGTCGGCTGGCCGTTGGTGGTCGTGCCGTGCAGGACGATCGACGCACCCTCATCCACCGTGCCCTTCGCGGTACCGGCCGGGTCCACGCCGGCGTAGGTCGAATCCGAATGGTTGACGACGCTGGTGGTGGGGTCGAAGTTGCCGCCGTTGCCGTCAGGCGTGTTGGCCAGGTGGATCGTGAAGGTGTAGTTCTTCAGCGTATCCGTCTTCAGGCCGCCGGTGTAATCGCCACCCACGCGGGTGAACGTGGTGCCATCGGCGTTCCAGCGCAGTGCCGTGGTGTTGTCGATCACCTGGAAGTTGAAGGTATCGGTCTCGCCCGTCGTCGCGCCGGTGGTCTGCACGTACTGCACGCGGCCGGCCACGATATCGGCCATGGTGAACACCGCGCCGTTCTGCAGGCGCTGGCCGTTCAACAGCAGGTAGCCATGGGTCATGGCGGCCTGATTGGTCACGAAGCTGATGTTGGAATCGGGCGAATCCACGTCGGTGGCGCCGATCATCTGCGTGGTGAGCACCACGGAATAGGCACCCGCGCTGCCGTTACCCGCCTGGGTCACGGTCGCATCGCGCGTGCTGGTCGCCACCAGCGCCGGGTCGTCATCCACCGCCTGCACGTGCAGGGTTACCGTGCCATCGGTCGAGGCCGGCGTACCGGTGCCGCCACCCTGGTCGGTGACGCGCACGCCGAACGTATCCTGGGTCACGCCATCCACGCCGTCGTTGCTGTACGTCAGCAGGTTGCGGTCGGCGTAGTTGAACTGCTGGCCCACCACCACGGCCACGCCGTTGTAGTAGAGCGTGCCGTGCGTGGGCAGCGAGGTAATGGTGATGGTGAGCGACGTATCCTGCGGATCACCGCCGCTGCCCGCCACGATGTACTGGCCGACGTTGCCGGTATCCACGGCGTTGGCCGGCTGGCCTTCGTACACGTTGCCGTCGCCACCGATGGTCGGCGCCTGGTTCTCGGGCACGACATTCAGCGTGATGTGCACGGTATCGGAACTGGCCAGCGGCGTCGCGCCATCGTTCACGCGCGCGGTGAAGCCATCGGCCGTGTCCTGGTCAGCACCGGTGGCGGTGTGCACGTAGCGCACCTTGCCGTCGATCACATCCTGCTGGGTGAACACCGAGCCCACGCCCAGGCGCGTGCCGTTGAGCGTGAGGTAACCGTGGGTCGGAATGGCCGTGACGCTGTAAACGATCTGCGAGGCCGTCTGCGTACCGGCGGTCACTTCCGGATCCATCGCCACCAGGGTGTCCTTGGTGATCACGGTACCGGTACCGCCATCCACTTCGGCCACGTCCTGGGTTGCATCGGCGACGGTCACCGGGTCGTTCGACGGAGTGATCGTCACGTCGAGCGATTTGCTCGCGGTGAGCGACGAGGCGCTGTCGGTCACGGTCACCGTGATCGTGGTCTTGGCCGCGGTGTTGCCCAGTTCCACATCGGCGGCGGCGAACTGCAGCTGGTTCAGCCACGCGCTCGCATCGGCGGCCGTGCCGGTGAAGGTGTACACGCCGTTGATCAGCGTGCCCTTGCCGCTGGCATCCAGCAGCGAGCCCTTGCTGGTATCGCCCAGCGCGACGGACACCGAGACATTGCCCGAATCGGTGATGGTCCAGCCGGTGAGCGTGGCGCGGTCGGCACCGCTTGCGTTCAGCGGGCTGGGCTCGGAGGCGGTGACGCTCTTGGCGGTCGTATCGACCGTGGGCGCTTCGAGCAGGCCGTCGTAGCTCAGCGCCAGCGTGCGCGCTTCGATGTGGCCCGTGCTCGCTTCCAGGGTCCAGTTGCCACCACGGTCGGCGGCACCGGTCTCGTCGGTGGACGAGGCGATGTCGGCCTGGGTCAGCTTTGCCATCTCGGTGACCAGCGCGGTGTCCTTGCTCGACACATCGCAGCCGTACAGCAGGATGTCGCCATCCTGGGTCAGCGTGGAACCGACATCGCCCAGCTGGCGGGCGAAGCTGTCGATGTTGGCGGCGGTCACCGTATCGGTACCCAGCGAAATGGAATCGCTGGAGCCGTGGCTGATGATGTGGATGGCGCTGATGTCGTGCTCGCCCCGCAGGGCGTTGGCCAGCTGCTCCATGCCCGAGGAGTTGTCATCGATCACGATGACCTGGCTGCCCTTGGGCAGCTGGGCCACGAGCGACTGCCAATTGGCCACGCTCTCGTCGACGACGTACACCTCGTGCGGCTGTGCCTCGGCAGCGGTCGGTGCAGCGGCGGGAGCAGGCGCGGCCGCCGGTGCCGGTGCCGGCGCGGCCGGGGCCTGCACGGCATGGCCGGGCTGGTCGGCAGCGGCACTGTGGAACTTGCCCGCATCGTGGGCTGCCTCCGCCGGGTCGGCGTGATGGGCGGCTTCCACGAGCGCCGCGCCGTCGTACATCTGGCGGGGCTCGAGCGCGTAACGGTGGGTACGCGGGCGGAGGGGGTTGTTCGACTTGATCCCTGGCATGGTGCGCCTTGCTCTTTGCTGGCAATCACGGGCCGAACGCACCCATCCCGCGGCTGGCTCAGCCGCAGGCGTGAAGGTTCGGTAGAAAAGCTGTGAACTAAGTCACAGAGTTTGGCGCGATCCTATGTATCAGCCCTGATACGGGGAAGGGGGTAACGCAGGAACTTATGTCACGCGTGGCGTGACGAACTTCCCCTCCAGCAAAGGCCTGTCCCGAAAACCGCGCCGCAGCGGGCTCTCAGTAGTTTTGCTTAAGGGGAGTGCCCTGAATCGGCAGCTAGGAATTTTTCACCTTACGGGGCTGCCGGTTACGCGCGGCGATGTAACGGCCAGTTTCATGACCTGGCGCATGAACTCGCCCGCCGTGCCCGGCTTCAGCAAGACACCGTTGAAGTTCACATTCGTGACGAAGGTGGGGGCCGGTGCGGTGGCGGCATACAGTAGCACCGGCACGTCGCGGTACTGCTCCCGCACCGC
Above is a genomic segment from Luteibacter aegosomatissinici containing:
- a CDS encoding TolC family protein, whose translation is MSRSSLRFAPLAAAVALAVFLAGCGAVKPKPLTHDEIAARVQKDTQAMYKGQEPVNGPLTLSDVMARSLKYNLDYRLKLMETALSQGLLDVSKLDMLPKLTADAGYRWRSNDSGGTSIGIEDRIVSLRPSTSEERAHLLGDATLSWDVLDFGLSYYRAKQAAEDVNVTQERRRKVLQNIVQDTRDAYWRALGAQRLLNEATDVAKNIDAALEKTRQAERAGILPPVEGLEYQRALLDAMSLVTQKRQEMEFAKRELAALMNLAPNTDFTLADTTEGALSPLPANIDQLEQMALEQRPELREEDYKTRIDALEAKKQITALFPNLNLFGGIGYDSNKYLYNENWTQGGLSMSMNLVRLAGIPAIKRTNKARMEVDDARRMALSMAVVTQVRVSVERYKLAVYDHNLAQESASVDQRLASVARAGSNNQLTSDLETLRTQARSLVSRFQEASSYAAAQSAYGRVLNSVGIDLMPEQVSGSDVATLSRAIQTSLVEGEQHVFTQVADVAHVDRPFALSVSGLPAKVDGDAVRNAVGNVLTGNRLPLGNGNDSLAVELRYSASRGKATTRAVWDVTVQDKGGKQLMKQSYQSYLPDDVTTRSVSALAEAAVLSVLDQLRQLSAAPETAAANTP